Part of the Woronichinia naegeliana WA131 genome, ATTAAATTCATCTTCTGGCATTAAAAGAATATCGTTTAGGAACGATCGCGTTTTAATGAATAATGGACAATTAACAATGGATAATTAATAATTAATCAGCGATCGCCTTAAGGGGTGAAGGGTAATTTAAGTTCGATTCCCGTTTTGCTTGCTAGATCGGTAATGTTATTCGTAAAGTCAGTGATGGCGGCGATCGGTGCACCAATGACAGAAGCGGCAGTAAATAGGGCAATTAATCGCATTTTGAGTTTAGGTAAGTTGCGATCGCTTTCTGGTTTTTGCAGTTCGGTTTCAACTTCGTTTAAATCAGCGATTACGCCTGCTTGAATATCGGGGGCAAATTGGGTTGCTGTTTGACGTAAGTTGTTAATAATTTGTAAAATTTCGGCGGTATTTGCATTATTAATTTGGGTCTGAATTTTATCACCCATAATTTTATCGCCAAGAACTTTATCACCCATAATCTTATCGCCATTGATGTGATCACCGTAATAAATATCAGTATTCGGGTTTGTACTCTGGGGCGGAACTTGACGGGTGGTACTGGTTCCATCGGCATGGTGAACGGTGACGGAGTAGCCTTGGCGCATGGCTTTAGCGTGTTTACCGCGCACTGGCTGACCTAATTGACTAAAATCGTATTCGGGCAGCATTTCATCGTCAAATTGGGTTGTTAAATTATCGGTTTGTTGCATAACGTTTTGCTTCTTGAACGGTAGATAAACGAGAACTAATAATACGAATTTTATTGTTACGTTCGGTATAGACTACAACCAAAAGCCGTCCTCTAGCCGACATTCCTATATCAATATAACGCGGTTCTTCTAGGGAATGAATAGGATCGTCATAGATTTGAGAGTTGGGGTCTAAAAAGATAGTTTGGGCTTCTTCAAAGGAAACACCATGTTTTTGTAAGTTGCGATCGCTTTTGTTGTCATCCCATTCAAACTGAAGATTCATTTTGGCTTATTCTCTTTTAATTTTATCACGGCCAATTTTATCATTGCCTACTTTATCATTTCCAATATTATCTCCTGTTCCCTGTTGATTGGCGAGTTCTTGATTAATATTAACGGTGGTATGGTGATCTTTTTGCAGGCTTTGACCGATAATCGAAAATAGCTCACTAACTTGCATTTCTAACGAGTTAATTCTTTGGCGATCTTTGTCGCTAACAATAGCAAATAATTCTTTAGCTTGTCGCAATTCTAATTCAGCAATTTCTAATTTATTTTTGAGGGCCATTACTTCAAAGGGATCGCTTAGCAAGCTTTCGGGAGGAAGTTGACGGGAAATGACCCTGATATAATCAGTAAAGGTTTTTTCTATTATCTCAGGTTTTCCGTCGGGTATGTCAATAATCATACGGAGTAATAGGCCCTCTTGTTCGATTTTAACTTTAATATTTTGATTG contains:
- a CDS encoding BrnT family toxin → MNLQFEWDDNKSDRNLQKHGVSFEEAQTIFLDPNSQIYDDPIHSLEEPRYIDIGMSARGRLLVVVYTERNNKIRIISSRLSTVQEAKRYATNR